A stretch of the Paenibacillus dendritiformis genome encodes the following:
- a CDS encoding type I polyketide synthase, which translates to MTKSQQTQAATGLEIAVIGMAGRFPGARNIEEYWDNLKNGKESVRFFSDEELEAAGVESELIRNPRYVKAKAVVPDAEWFDSDFFDYSPREAEVIDPQLRIFHECAWEALEHAGYDPEQTNGAIGLFAGASASIYWQLVAMLSRSESTAEQFAALALSDKDFLSTRISHKLNLKGPSVNVDSACSTSLLAIHMACRALLTGECRMALAGGVTVTVPRTEGYLYEEGMVSSPDGHCRAFDAKAKGTVGGEGAGIVVLKPLKQAIADGDCIYAVIKGSASNNDGTRKVGFSAPSIEGQAEVIRAAQRMGRIAPESISYVEAHGTGTALGDPVEIEALKLAFQTEKTGFCRIGSVKTNIGHLNSAAGVAAFIKTVLSLHHKQLPPSLHFETPNPKIDFANSPFLVNTELIPWTNEPYPLRAGVSSFGIGGTNIHIVLEEAPPQPDGDEGRAAQLVLLSAKTESGLEQATARLRAHLREHPGLPLPDVAYTLQIGRRAFRHRRMFVCSSAEEARELLETLPPERVHTRSCDNDQARLVFMFPGQGAQYVNMGLDLYMREPDFRETVDRCCGIVRPLLDADLKELLYPAGNDAAADCAERIKQTDVTQPLMFIFSYALAQLLMKWGLKPSALIGHSAGEYVAACLAGVMTLEEALELVALRGRLMHGMPPGAMLSVPLPEQELKPLLADGVSIAAVNGAALCVASGPHDEIDRLERQLAEAGHACSRLHTSHAFHSAMMEPIMEAFRRKVSEMTLRAPSIPYISNVTGTWIKAEEAIEPEYWIRHLRGTVRFADGLRELLRDGKAVFVEAGPGNALSAFVRRHPDKTARHAAVNLVRHPKEQARDDEYLLQQVGRLWLEGARPDWRAFHAGERRKRTALPAYPFERRRYWVDPPFEIDILKQGLTRKRNPDSRPQDSAGFAKKNSVREWLYAPVWERSFLQEAGAAGSEHPGSLWVVFSPEDGIIPRLVARMREAGRDVVAVHPSDSFSPLNDGAYRIHPGEPEHYERLLRTLTEAGRPPHRIIHAWLTAEAAETTEAADTGKAEARIPSAEDRALDRGYYSLLALARAIGSCGLQEGVRLAVVTSHMQEVTGDERLQPEQAAAIGACLVIPQEYGHVRCRSIDIADSFRPSEPERQQALVERLHAELAAPSDDLFVAYRGAHRWVQKYARLPEPAADTGLRKHGVYLITGGLGGIGLTLAEHLAKTVQAKLILVGRSGLESAGADKRGALGELERHGSEVLVCKADVCDEARMEQVAAEAVARFGAIHGVIHAAGISDGALIQRRTREMDERALAAKVEGTRVLDRVLERVMGPAGMRLDFLVLCSSLTAALGGVGQAGYCAANAYLDAYACSKRAQGGTHVVAIAWDGWQSVGMAAAAELEIAAMTAQAGVRAQGPDKLTRLLPEEGVAVFRQALACRRPQVLVSTTDLPQRVQAARASSLHSLMNKEGDGTGPQAARPDVSAGHASPEDELEQTLADLWRDYLGIEQVGLHDNFFELGATSLDIIQMNTKLQRALGREVAVVDMFTHPTIHSLAESLRQGAHKEAVPPEETADRSERIHEGKNRLKQRLQKRERT; encoded by the coding sequence ATGACTAAGAGCCAACAGACCCAAGCGGCGACCGGACTCGAAATTGCCGTGATCGGAATGGCGGGGCGGTTTCCCGGCGCCCGGAATATAGAGGAATATTGGGACAATCTGAAAAACGGGAAAGAGTCGGTCCGCTTCTTTTCCGATGAAGAGCTTGAGGCGGCCGGGGTCGAATCCGAGCTGATTCGCAACCCGCGCTATGTAAAAGCGAAGGCGGTTGTGCCCGATGCGGAGTGGTTTGATTCCGACTTTTTCGATTATTCTCCGCGCGAAGCGGAGGTCATTGATCCACAGCTTCGCATCTTCCATGAATGCGCTTGGGAGGCGCTGGAGCATGCCGGCTATGATCCCGAGCAGACGAACGGCGCCATCGGGCTGTTCGCCGGCGCTTCGGCAAGCATTTACTGGCAGCTGGTGGCCATGCTGTCGCGCAGCGAGAGCACGGCCGAGCAATTCGCGGCGCTGGCTTTATCGGACAAAGATTTTTTGAGCACGCGAATTTCTCACAAGCTGAATTTGAAAGGGCCGAGCGTGAACGTCGATTCCGCCTGCTCCACCTCGCTGCTGGCGATCCATATGGCCTGCCGGGCGCTGCTGACGGGCGAGTGCAGGATGGCATTGGCCGGCGGAGTGACCGTGACGGTTCCCCGCACGGAAGGCTATCTGTATGAAGAAGGGATGGTCAGCTCGCCGGACGGGCATTGCCGGGCGTTTGACGCCAAGGCGAAGGGGACCGTCGGGGGCGAAGGCGCGGGAATCGTCGTGCTCAAGCCGCTGAAGCAGGCCATCGCCGACGGCGACTGCATCTACGCGGTCATCAAGGGATCGGCGTCCAACAATGACGGCACGCGCAAGGTGGGATTTTCCGCTCCCAGCATCGAGGGCCAGGCGGAGGTCATTCGGGCGGCGCAGCGCATGGGCCGGATCGCGCCGGAGAGCATCAGCTATGTGGAAGCTCACGGCACAGGCACCGCGCTTGGCGATCCAGTCGAGATCGAGGCGTTGAAGCTGGCTTTTCAGACGGAGAAAACAGGGTTTTGCCGCATCGGATCCGTCAAGACGAACATCGGCCATCTGAACAGCGCCGCCGGTGTCGCGGCGTTCATCAAGACCGTGCTGTCCCTGCATCACAAGCAGCTTCCGCCGAGCCTGCATTTCGAGACGCCCAATCCCAAAATCGATTTTGCGAACAGCCCGTTCCTCGTCAATACGGAGCTGATCCCGTGGACGAACGAACCCTATCCGCTGCGGGCCGGCGTCAGCTCATTCGGCATCGGCGGAACCAATATCCATATCGTGCTTGAGGAAGCCCCGCCGCAGCCGGACGGAGACGAGGGGAGAGCGGCGCAGCTCGTGCTGTTGTCCGCCAAGACGGAATCCGGGCTGGAGCAGGCCACGGCCCGCCTGCGCGCCCATTTGCGGGAGCATCCGGGCCTCCCGCTGCCCGATGTGGCCTACACGCTGCAGATCGGCCGCCGGGCGTTCCGGCATCGGCGCATGTTCGTCTGCTCCTCCGCGGAGGAAGCGCGGGAATTGCTGGAGACCTTGCCCCCGGAACGGGTTCACACCCGGAGCTGCGACAACGACCAGGCCCGGCTGGTGTTCATGTTCCCCGGTCAAGGCGCGCAGTACGTCAACATGGGGCTTGACCTCTATATGCGGGAGCCGGACTTCCGCGAGACGGTGGACCGGTGCTGCGGCATTGTCCGTCCGCTGCTGGACGCGGATCTGAAGGAATTGTTGTATCCGGCCGGGAATGACGCGGCCGCCGATTGCGCCGAGCGCATCAAGCAGACCGACGTGACCCAGCCGCTCATGTTTATTTTCTCCTACGCGCTGGCGCAGCTCCTGATGAAATGGGGCTTGAAGCCAAGCGCCTTGATCGGCCATAGCGCCGGCGAATACGTGGCCGCGTGCCTGGCGGGAGTGATGACGCTGGAAGAAGCGCTGGAGCTGGTCGCGCTGCGGGGGAGATTGATGCACGGCATGCCGCCGGGAGCGATGCTCAGCGTGCCGCTGCCGGAGCAGGAGCTGAAGCCGCTTCTGGCTGACGGCGTCTCGATCGCGGCGGTGAACGGAGCGGCGCTGTGCGTCGCATCGGGGCCGCATGACGAGATTGACCGGCTGGAACGGCAGCTTGCCGAAGCGGGGCATGCCTGCTCGAGGCTGCACACCTCCCATGCCTTTCATTCGGCGATGATGGAGCCGATCATGGAGGCGTTCCGCCGGAAGGTCAGCGAAATGACGCTCCGTGCGCCATCCATTCCTTATATTTCAAATGTAACCGGAACCTGGATTAAAGCGGAGGAAGCCATCGAGCCGGAGTATTGGATCCGGCATTTGCGCGGCACCGTCCGTTTTGCGGACGGTCTCCGCGAGCTGCTGCGGGACGGCAAAGCCGTGTTCGTGGAAGCGGGTCCGGGCAACGCGTTAAGCGCATTCGTGCGCCGGCATCCCGACAAGACGGCGCGCCACGCGGCCGTCAATCTCGTCCGGCATCCGAAGGAGCAAGCCCGCGACGACGAATATTTGCTGCAGCAGGTGGGACGGCTGTGGCTGGAAGGAGCCCGGCCGGATTGGAGAGCGTTCCATGCGGGCGAGCGGCGCAAGCGGACGGCCCTGCCGGCCTATCCGTTCGAACGCCGCCGCTATTGGGTCGATCCGCCGTTCGAGATCGACATTCTGAAGCAGGGGCTGACGCGCAAGCGGAACCCGGATTCGCGCCCGCAGGACAGCGCCGGGTTCGCCAAAAAGAATTCGGTCCGCGAGTGGCTGTACGCTCCGGTGTGGGAACGATCGTTTTTGCAGGAAGCGGGAGCGGCGGGCTCTGAGCATCCTGGAAGCCTCTGGGTTGTCTTCTCGCCGGAGGACGGGATCATCCCGCGGCTGGTTGCCCGCATGCGGGAGGCTGGCCGCGATGTCGTCGCCGTGCATCCTTCTGATTCATTCTCGCCCTTGAACGACGGGGCATACCGGATTCATCCCGGGGAACCGGAGCATTATGAGCGTCTGCTGCGGACGCTGACCGAAGCCGGAAGACCGCCGCACCGAATCATACACGCGTGGCTGACGGCGGAAGCCGCGGAAACCACGGAAGCCGCAGACACCGGGAAAGCGGAAGCACGCATCCCTTCGGCTGAAGACCGGGCGCTTGACAGAGGGTACTACAGCCTCCTCGCGTTGGCGCGGGCCATCGGGTCTTGCGGCCTTCAGGAGGGAGTTCGCCTTGCGGTCGTGACCTCCCATATGCAGGAGGTGACAGGCGACGAGCGGCTGCAGCCGGAACAGGCGGCCGCGATCGGCGCTTGTCTGGTCATTCCGCAAGAGTATGGCCATGTGCGCTGCCGCAGCATCGATATCGCGGATTCGTTCCGGCCGAGCGAGCCGGAACGGCAGCAAGCCCTGGTCGAGCGCTTGCATGCGGAGCTAGCCGCCCCTTCCGACGACCTGTTCGTCGCTTACCGCGGGGCGCACCGCTGGGTGCAAAAATACGCCCGGCTGCCGGAGCCCGCAGCCGATACCGGCCTGCGCAAGCACGGGGTGTACTTGATCACGGGAGGGCTTGGCGGCATCGGCTTGACGTTGGCGGAACATTTGGCCAAGACGGTGCAGGCGAAGCTGATTCTGGTTGGCCGTTCGGGACTGGAAAGCGCAGGGGCGGACAAGCGCGGCGCACTGGGTGAACTCGAGAGGCACGGATCCGAGGTGCTTGTCTGCAAGGCGGATGTGTGCGACGAGGCGCGGATGGAGCAGGTCGCCGCCGAGGCCGTGGCCCGCTTCGGCGCGATTCATGGCGTCATCCACGCGGCGGGAATTTCCGACGGAGCGCTTATCCAGCGGCGCACACGGGAGATGGATGAACGCGCGCTGGCGGCCAAGGTGGAGGGCACGCGGGTGCTGGACCGGGTGCTCGAACGGGTGATGGGCCCGGCCGGCATGCGGCTTGATTTCCTTGTGTTGTGCTCTTCTCTGACCGCCGCGCTGGGCGGCGTCGGCCAAGCCGGCTATTGCGCGGCCAATGCGTATCTCGACGCTTACGCTTGCAGCAAGCGGGCCCAGGGAGGCACGCATGTCGTCGCCATTGCGTGGGACGGCTGGCAGAGCGTCGGGATGGCCGCGGCAGCCGAGCTAGAGATCGCGGCGATGACGGCGCAGGCGGGCGTGCGGGCCCAGGGGCCGGACAAGCTGACGCGGCTGCTGCCGGAGGAAGGAGTGGCGGTCTTCCGGCAGGCGTTGGCATGCCGCCGGCCGCAAGTGCTGGTGTCGACGACGGATTTGCCGCAGCGGGTACAAGCCGCGCGCGCATCGTCACTGCACTCGCTGATGAACAAGGAAGGGGACGGAACCGGCCCGCAAGCGGCCCGTCCCGATGTCAGCGCGGGGCATGCTTCGCCGGAGGACGAGTTGGAACAGACGCTGGCGGACCTGTGGCGGGATTATCTTGGTATCGAACAAGTCGGTCTGCACGACAACTTTTTTGAGCTTGGCGCTACCTCCCTCGATATCATTCAGATGAATACGAAGCTGCAGCGCGCGCTGGGACGGGAAGTGGCGGTCGTTGACATGTTCACCCATCCGACCATTCATTCGCTGGCAGAATCGCTTCGGCAGGGGGCGCACAAGGAGGCGGTGCCGCCGGAAGAGACGGCGGATCGCTCCGAGCGGATACATGAAGGCAAAAATCGGTTGAAGCAGCGGCTTCAAAAGCGGGAGAGAACGTGA